The Leifsonia xyli genomic sequence CGCGCGCGACGGGATGGTGCCCGCGCACCGCTGGCTCGCGAAGGTGTCGCCGCGGACGAAGGTGCCGGTCAACGCGCTCATCGTTGCGTGCAGCATCCCCGTGATCATCAGCCTGATCGTCTACGTCGGGCCGGACGGCCTCATCACCCAGGTGACCGCGTTCGCGGTGTTGGGGATCTACGTGGCGTTCCAGTCGGTGGTGCTCGCGTCGCTGCGGCAGCGGCTCAAGGGCTGGCGTCCGGCCGGACCGTTCAGCCTGGGCGGCGCGGGGCTCGTGGTGAACATCCTGGCGCTGGCCTACGGGGTGTTCGCGATGATCCTGCTGGCGTGGCCGACGAACACGGGCAACGTGTTCAACGACTGGATCGTGCTGATCGGGCTCGGGATCGTCGCGGGTGCGGGACTCCTGTACCTCTTCATCGCGCGCCCCGACCGCAACTCGAACGCGCCCGAGGGCGACGCGATCCGCGTGGCCGAACTGCTGCGCGCCCGTCGCGCGACGCCGGCTGCGCCCGCCGCGCCTGCTCCCGACTCCACCCGGTGTGAGCCGCTGATTCGTGCCGAATGTGCGCAATGGCCGGCCCAAAACGCACATTCGGCACGAATCTTCGCGTGTCAGGAGTCGCGGCGGGGGATGCCGAGGGGGTTGCCGTCGCGGAGCTCGAGGGGGAGGACCGCTTCGGGGGCGTCCTGGTAGGCGATCGGGGTGAGCCAGCGGCGGGTCGCCGTGGCGCCGACCGACGTGTGAACGCTCGCGGTGGTCGACGGCCACGCGCCGCCGTGGTGCTGCGCCCAGCCGATCGCGACGCCGGTCGGCCAGCCGTCGAAGAGGAGGCGGCCGGCGACAGCGGTCAGTCGCTCGGCGAGCGCGGAGACGTCCTCGTCGGCTCCGCGGTGGATCGTCGCCGTGAGGGACGGCTCGAGGGTGTCGAGCATCCCGTCGAGCTCGCCGTCGTCGTAGCGGACCAGCACCGTGACCGGTCCGAAGCACTCCGCGAGGAAGACGTCCGCGTCCGCCTGGAACGCGGCGCTATCGACCACGAGCACCGTCGGGGTGGATTCGCCGTCTCCGGCCGGGCCGGTCACGACATCCGCGGCGAGCGCCGCACGGTCCGCAACGCCGCTCGCGAAGCCGTCCGCCATGGCGGGGGTGAGCTGTCTGCTCGCCGGAGCATCGGCGAGGGCGTCGCGCACGGCGTCCTCGATCCCGAGGTCGCGCGGCGCGAAGACCAGGCCCGGCTTGGTGCAGTACTGTCCGGCGTCCCGGGTGAAGGACGCGACCAGGCCGGCGCCGATCGCCCCCGCACGCTCGGCCGCGGCCGCGCGGGTGATCACGACGGGGTTGATGCTGCCGAGCTCGCCGTAGAACGGGACGGGGTCGGGACGCGAGACCGCGAGGTCGAACAGCGCCCGGCCGCCGCGGACCGACCCCGTGAAGCCGGCGGCGCGGATTCCAGGATGCTGCACCAGCTCGACGCCCGCCTCCATCCCCTCGACCAACCCGAACCACCCGTCGGGCAGTACCGCCTGCGCGAGTGCAGCGGTGCGCCGGGAGAGCTCGGGATGCCCGGGATGCGCCTTCACGACCACCGGGCATCCGGCGGCGAGCGCCGATGCCGTGTCGTTGCCGAGCACCGAGAACGCGAACGGGAAATTGGAGGCCGTGTACACGGCGACCGGCCCCAGCGGTCGGAGCATCCGGCGCAGATCCGGGCGCGGCGGCACGAGGGTCGCGTCGGGCGCCTCGACCACCGCCTCCAGGTACCCGCCTTCGCGGACGACGCCCGCGAAGAAGCGGAGCTGCGAGGCCGTCCGGGTGACCTCGCCGTCGAGCCGCGTGGTCGAGAGGTGCGTCTCCGCGTGCGCGAGGGCGACCAGCGCGTCCCGGTCGGCATTCAGCGCGTCGGCCAGCGCCTCCAGCCAGCCGGCCCGCTCCTCGCGGGTCGTCGGAGTCCGCGCCGCACGCGCCGCGGCGGCGACGGCGGCCTCCACCTCCGGCGCGCTCACGCGAACGCCGCCAGGCCGGTCAGCGCGCGGCCGAGGACGAGCGTGTGGATCTCGTCGGTGCCCTCGTAGGTGCGGACCGATTCCAGGTTGGCCATGTGCCGCATCACCGGGAAGGCGCTGGTGATGCCGTCGCCGCCGAGGATGGTGCGCGCCTCGCGGGCGATGGCCAGCGCCTCGCGCACGCTGTTCAGCTTGCCCACGCTGATCTGCGTCGG encodes the following:
- a CDS encoding aldehyde dehydrogenase, encoding MSAPEVEAAVAAAARAARTPTTREERAGWLEALADALNADRDALVALAHAETHLSTTRLDGEVTRTASQLRFFAGVVREGGYLEAVVEAPDATLVPPRPDLRRMLRPLGPVAVYTASNFPFAFSVLGNDTASALAAGCPVVVKAHPGHPELSRRTAALAQAVLPDGWFGLVEGMEAGVELVQHPGIRAAGFTGSVRGGRALFDLAVSRPDPVPFYGELGSINPVVITRAAAAERAGAIGAGLVASFTRDAGQYCTKPGLVFAPRDLGIEDAVRDALADAPASRQLTPAMADGFASGVADRAALAADVVTGPAGDGESTPTVLVVDSAAFQADADVFLAECFGPVTVLVRYDDGELDGMLDTLEPSLTATIHRGADEDVSALAERLTAVAGRLLFDGWPTGVAIGWAQHHGGAWPSTTASVHTSVGATATRRWLTPIAYQDAPEAVLPLELRDGNPLGIPRRDS